One part of the Helicoverpa armigera isolate CAAS_96S chromosome 3, ASM3070526v1, whole genome shotgun sequence genome encodes these proteins:
- the LOC110378549 gene encoding protein rolling stone isoform X3 — MKLPKLDLSIQKSCKPAMLGRMWQASRRALNLEHSPAHQFACSQWQSSPHPSTVYLIYRWLFFVSVVSIGVASFSCQRLPRLYEGPKVELNYMKWFIYFTNWGYLLIALQAGLALAVLHRYRAQKFNSLNLRFAACEEDEIPIPLGRRARTPLLCRAYWLSHNIATDLAFVISLVYWALVHDPKIHEVNALNVLVHGGNSLSMLLELAVTSHPVRAAHALYSAGAGLAYGVFSAFYWAVGGTDRIGRPAIYPALDWNKPGSAFGFVALCAVVMVFAHALATFVAAARTRLASRMRARNHADRLALPTH, encoded by the exons ATGAAGTTGCCGAAATTGGATCTAT CTATCCAGAAGTCATGTAAGCCAGCTATGCTGGGTCGCATGTGGCAGGCGAGCCGGCGGGCGCTCAACCTTGAGCACAGTCCAGCTCATCAGTTCGCCTGCAGTCAGTGGCAATCCAGTCCACATCCCTCCACAGTCTACCTTATATACAG ATGGTTGTTTTTCGTGTCCGTGGTGTCGATTGGCGTGGCCAGCTTCTCTTGCCAGCGATTGCCGCGGCTGTACGAAGGGCCTAAGGTGGAGCTCAACTACATGAAGTGGTTCATCTACTTCACCAACTGGGGCTACTTGCTGATAGCACTGCAGGCTGGACTCGCGCTAGCTGTCCTACATCGGTACAGAGCACAAAAATTCAACTCAC TCAACCTACGTTTTGCAGCATGCGAAGAGGACGAGATCCCGATACCATTGggtcggcgcgcgcgcacacCGCTGCTTTGCCGAGCCTACTGGCTCTCACATAACATTGCCACGGACTTGGCTTTCGTCATCTCGCTTGTTTATTGGGCACTGGTACATGATCCTA AAATCCACGAGGTGAATGCCCTAAACGTGCTGGTTCACGGCGGGAACTCATTGTCTATGCTGTTGGAGCTGGCAGTGACGTCACATCCCGTGCGAGCGGCGCACGCGCTGTACAGTGCAGGCGCGGGACTCGCGTATGGAGTGTTTAGCGCGTTTTACTGGGCTGTTGGTGGCACTGACAGGATTGGAAGGCCAGCTATTTATCCGGCTCTAGATTGGAATAAACCTG GCTCAGCATTCGGCTTCGTGGCCCTCTGCGCAGTGGTGATGGTGTTCGCGCACGCGCTCGCGACGTTCGTGGCGGCCGCTCGCACTCGCCTCGCTTCGCGCATGCGTGCCCGCAACCACGCCGACCGACTCGCGCTGCCTACGCACTGA
- the LOC110378549 gene encoding protein rolling stone isoform X1 produces the protein MCKNVAMVPMKKSVDSAIQKSCKPAMLGRMWQASRRALNLEHSPAHQFACSQWQSSPHPSTVYLIYRWLFFVSVVSIGVASFSCQRLPRLYEGPKVELNYMKWFIYFTNWGYLLIALQAGLALAVLHRYRAQKFNSLNLRFAACEEDEIPIPLGRRARTPLLCRAYWLSHNIATDLAFVISLVYWALVHDPKIHEVNALNVLVHGGNSLSMLLELAVTSHPVRAAHALYSAGAGLAYGVFSAFYWAVGGTDRIGRPAIYPALDWNKPGSAFGFVALCAVVMVFAHALATFVAAARTRLASRMRARNHADRLALPTH, from the exons atgtgcaaaaatgtTGCTATGGTGCCCATGAAGAAGAGTGTGGACTCAG CTATCCAGAAGTCATGTAAGCCAGCTATGCTGGGTCGCATGTGGCAGGCGAGCCGGCGGGCGCTCAACCTTGAGCACAGTCCAGCTCATCAGTTCGCCTGCAGTCAGTGGCAATCCAGTCCACATCCCTCCACAGTCTACCTTATATACAG ATGGTTGTTTTTCGTGTCCGTGGTGTCGATTGGCGTGGCCAGCTTCTCTTGCCAGCGATTGCCGCGGCTGTACGAAGGGCCTAAGGTGGAGCTCAACTACATGAAGTGGTTCATCTACTTCACCAACTGGGGCTACTTGCTGATAGCACTGCAGGCTGGACTCGCGCTAGCTGTCCTACATCGGTACAGAGCACAAAAATTCAACTCAC TCAACCTACGTTTTGCAGCATGCGAAGAGGACGAGATCCCGATACCATTGggtcggcgcgcgcgcacacCGCTGCTTTGCCGAGCCTACTGGCTCTCACATAACATTGCCACGGACTTGGCTTTCGTCATCTCGCTTGTTTATTGGGCACTGGTACATGATCCTA AAATCCACGAGGTGAATGCCCTAAACGTGCTGGTTCACGGCGGGAACTCATTGTCTATGCTGTTGGAGCTGGCAGTGACGTCACATCCCGTGCGAGCGGCGCACGCGCTGTACAGTGCAGGCGCGGGACTCGCGTATGGAGTGTTTAGCGCGTTTTACTGGGCTGTTGGTGGCACTGACAGGATTGGAAGGCCAGCTATTTATCCGGCTCTAGATTGGAATAAACCTG GCTCAGCATTCGGCTTCGTGGCCCTCTGCGCAGTGGTGATGGTGTTCGCGCACGCGCTCGCGACGTTCGTGGCGGCCGCTCGCACTCGCCTCGCTTCGCGCATGCGTGCCCGCAACCACGCCGACCGACTCGCGCTGCCTACGCACTGA
- the LOC110378549 gene encoding protein rolling stone isoform X2, with protein sequence MCKNVAMVPMKKSVDSAIQKSCKPAMLGRMWQASRRALNLEHSPAHQFACSQWQSSPHPSTVYLIYRWLFFVSVVSIGVASFSCQRLPRLYEGPKVELNYMKWFIYFTNWGYLLIALQAGLALAVLHRYRAQKFNSPCEEDEIPIPLGRRARTPLLCRAYWLSHNIATDLAFVISLVYWALVHDPKIHEVNALNVLVHGGNSLSMLLELAVTSHPVRAAHALYSAGAGLAYGVFSAFYWAVGGTDRIGRPAIYPALDWNKPGSAFGFVALCAVVMVFAHALATFVAAARTRLASRMRARNHADRLALPTH encoded by the exons atgtgcaaaaatgtTGCTATGGTGCCCATGAAGAAGAGTGTGGACTCAG CTATCCAGAAGTCATGTAAGCCAGCTATGCTGGGTCGCATGTGGCAGGCGAGCCGGCGGGCGCTCAACCTTGAGCACAGTCCAGCTCATCAGTTCGCCTGCAGTCAGTGGCAATCCAGTCCACATCCCTCCACAGTCTACCTTATATACAG ATGGTTGTTTTTCGTGTCCGTGGTGTCGATTGGCGTGGCCAGCTTCTCTTGCCAGCGATTGCCGCGGCTGTACGAAGGGCCTAAGGTGGAGCTCAACTACATGAAGTGGTTCATCTACTTCACCAACTGGGGCTACTTGCTGATAGCACTGCAGGCTGGACTCGCGCTAGCTGTCCTACATCGGTACAGAGCACAAAAATTCAACTCAC CATGCGAAGAGGACGAGATCCCGATACCATTGggtcggcgcgcgcgcacacCGCTGCTTTGCCGAGCCTACTGGCTCTCACATAACATTGCCACGGACTTGGCTTTCGTCATCTCGCTTGTTTATTGGGCACTGGTACATGATCCTA AAATCCACGAGGTGAATGCCCTAAACGTGCTGGTTCACGGCGGGAACTCATTGTCTATGCTGTTGGAGCTGGCAGTGACGTCACATCCCGTGCGAGCGGCGCACGCGCTGTACAGTGCAGGCGCGGGACTCGCGTATGGAGTGTTTAGCGCGTTTTACTGGGCTGTTGGTGGCACTGACAGGATTGGAAGGCCAGCTATTTATCCGGCTCTAGATTGGAATAAACCTG GCTCAGCATTCGGCTTCGTGGCCCTCTGCGCAGTGGTGATGGTGTTCGCGCACGCGCTCGCGACGTTCGTGGCGGCCGCTCGCACTCGCCTCGCTTCGCGCATGCGTGCCCGCAACCACGCCGACCGACTCGCGCTGCCTACGCACTGA